A single Cannabis sativa cultivar Pink pepper isolate KNU-18-1 chromosome 7, ASM2916894v1, whole genome shotgun sequence DNA region contains:
- the LOC115697720 gene encoding protein INCREASED PETAL GROWTH ANISOTROPY 1 produces MVAGKMRVAMGLTKSPAHPKKPAETPPPPPPSKPPSPSPSSGAKVTQKTVFSRSFGVYFPRSSAQVQPKPPDVTELIRLVEELRERESRLKTELLEQKLLKETVAIVPILETEISNREAELEKASKRIEGLEAENDKLRKEAEEMKMKLEEERSEYESKVKKMEAEVAELNKSSGPLDRSRGTHEFFVESDELSSSQRFQGLMEVSVKSNLIKSLKKGVKSLDVNIINQESQQKIEASGSKREVEAVESERPRHSRCNSEELAESSYAVISNVRSRVPRVPKPPPRPTLSLPSSSSSSPAISPTGAACATIPTLENRAQTEQVLPPPPPPPPPPAKSVTAPPPPPPPSNKTVAPPPPPPPSKGLKPMTAKVRKVPEVVEFYHSLMRRDSRKESNVTDAPAAANARDMIGEIENRSAYLLAIKTDVETQGDFIRFLIKEVENAAFTDIEDVVPFVKWLDDELSYLVDERAVLKHFEWPEQKADALREAAFGYCDLKKLVSDASSFRDNSRQPCSSALKKMQALFEKLEHGVYNLSRMRESGTKKYKSFRIPTDWMLDSGYVTQIKLASVNLAMKYMKRVSAELESVGEIGGGPEEEEQLIVQGVRFAFRVHQFAGGFDVETMRAFQELRDKARCCQNQQQPKLVCRSTATHMPS; encoded by the exons ATGGTGGCTGGCAAAATGAGAGTAGCAATGGGCCTAACAAAATCACCAGCTCATCCAAAAAAGCCGGCTGAAACGCCACCCCCACCCCCACCATCAAAACCACCTTCTCCTTCACCGAGCTCCGGAGCTAAGGTTACTCAGAAAACAGTTTTCTCACGATCCTTCGGCGTTTACTTCCCAAGATCGTCTGCACAGGTTCAGCCAAAGCCTCCGGACGTCACCGAGCTTATCCGCCTCGTCGAAGAGCTCCGGGAGCGAGAATCTCGGTTGAAGACTGAGCTTCTTGAGCAAAAACTATTGAAAGAGACAGTGGCTATCGTTCCCATACTCGAAACTGAGATCTCAAACAGAGAAGCAGAGCTCGAAAAAGCTTCGAAAAGAATCGAGGGTTTGGAGGCAGAGAATGACAAGTTGAGAAAAGAGGCAGAGGAAATGAAAATGAAGCTTGAGGAAGAGAGAAGCGAGTACGAGAGTAAGGTTAAGAAGATGGAAGCTGAAGTTGCAGAGTTGAACAAATCATCAGGACCGTTGGATCGTAGCAGAGGCACTCATGAGTTTTTTGTTGAAAGTGATGAGCTTTCGTCTTCACAGAGGTTTCAGGGATTAATGGAGGTGTCAGTTAAGTCAAATCTAATCAAGAGCTTGAAAAAGGGAGTAAAATCTTTAGACGTTAACATTATTAACCAAGAGAGCCAACAAAAAATCGAAGCTTCGGGCTCAAAAAGAGAAGTAGAAGCTGTTGAAAGTGAGAGGCCAAGGCACTCGAGGTGTAACTCGGAGGAACTAGCAGAGTCATCCTACGCAGTTATCTCCAACGTCAGATCTCGGGTACCCAGAGTTCCAAAACCACCTCCAAGACCAACATTGTCATTGCCATCGTCATCGTCATCATCGCCGGCGATTTCACCAACCGGAGCAGCATGTGCTACTATCCCAACTTTAGAAAACAGAGCCCAAACGGAACAAGTCCTTCcgccaccacctccaccaccaccaccaccggcGAAGTCAGTCACGGCTCCACCACCACCTCCGCCACCATCAAACAAAACGGTAGCTCCTCCGCCTCCGCCTCCGCCTTCAAAGGGTTTGAAGCCAATGACGGCAAAAGTTAGAAAAGTACCAGAGGTGGTCGAATTTTACCACTCCCTTATGAGGAGGGACTCCCGGAAAGAATCCAACGTTACAGATGCTCCAGCAGCCGCCAATGCCCGTGACATGATCGGCGAGATTGAGAACCGGTCCGCCTACCTGCTCGCT ATAAAAACAGACGTTGAAACACAGGGCGATTTCATTAGGTTTTTAATTAAAGAAGTTGAGAATGCTGCGTTTACAGACATTGAAGATGTTGTACCTTTTGTCAAATGGCTTGATGATGAGCTCTCTTActtg GTGGACGAAAGGGCTGTGTTGAAGCACTTTGAGTGGCCGGAGCAAAAGGCGGATGCACTAAGAGAGGCTGCCTTTGGGTATTGCGATCTTAAGAAGCTTGTATCCGATGCTTCGTCGTTTCGTGACAATTCTCGCCAGCCATGTAGTTCGGCCCTTAAGAAGATGCAGGCTCTATTCGAAAA ATTAGAGCATGGTGTTTACAATCTATCAAGAATGAGAGAATCTGGGACAAAGAAATACAAAAGTTTTCGAATCCCCACGGATTGGATGCTTGACTCTGGATATGTTACCCAG ATCAAGCTGGCATCAGTAAACTTGGCAATGAAGTACATGAAGAGAGTATCGGCTGAGCTTGAATCGGTTGGTGAAATTGGTGGTGGCCCGGAAGAGGAAGAGCAGCTTATAGTCCAAGGAGTTAGATTTGCCTTTCGTGTTCACCAG TTTGCGGGAGGGTTTGATGTGGAGACAATGAGGGCTTTCCAGGAGCTGAGAGATAAGGCCAGATGTTGCCAAAACCAACAACAACCTAAACTTGTATGCAGGTCTACTGCTACTCATATGCCTTCCTAA